In one Bradyrhizobium sp. 4 genomic region, the following are encoded:
- a CDS encoding LysR family transcriptional regulator: protein MNSMNKIDHLALDGHALELFLAVLEEGSVTAAATRLGLTQSAVSHALNKLRRIVGDPLFAKSGRGIVATAHAQALAAKARALIDEMRSFAGGVTFEPAIAQLSLTIAANDFQRDLLLPRFFYHVAAQVTSLNLRVIPSQSPSPAMLRENRCDLLITPLPPSGVDIVQKRLLQDHYVCYYDPKARAAPATRGAYLAARHITVVYTDNERLDFDRRLAANGFHRDIAISVPSFSRVPSFLRGSQMLASMPSLLAPGVMHGFAQVRIPLASRTRTLAELPMFMVWHQRYQKDPAHRWIRSQLETVAATASHP, encoded by the coding sequence ATGAATTCCATGAACAAAATCGATCATTTGGCGCTTGATGGCCACGCGCTGGAGCTGTTCCTGGCGGTGCTGGAGGAAGGTTCGGTGACGGCGGCCGCAACGCGGCTCGGCCTGACGCAATCCGCGGTCAGCCACGCCCTCAACAAGCTGCGGCGGATCGTCGGCGATCCGCTGTTTGCCAAATCCGGCCGCGGCATTGTGGCCACGGCGCACGCCCAGGCGCTCGCGGCAAAGGCGCGAGCGCTGATCGACGAGATGCGGAGCTTTGCCGGCGGCGTCACGTTCGAGCCGGCGATCGCGCAGCTTTCGCTGACAATCGCCGCGAACGACTTCCAGCGCGACCTGCTGCTGCCGCGGTTCTTCTATCATGTCGCCGCGCAAGTGACGAGCTTGAACCTGCGCGTGATCCCCTCGCAGTCGCCCTCACCGGCGATGCTGCGGGAAAACCGCTGCGATCTGCTGATCACGCCGCTGCCGCCATCCGGCGTGGACATCGTGCAGAAGCGCCTGCTGCAAGACCATTACGTTTGTTACTACGATCCCAAAGCGCGTGCCGCGCCGGCAACGCGCGGCGCCTATCTTGCGGCGCGTCACATCACCGTGGTCTACACTGACAACGAGCGACTCGACTTCGATCGCCGGCTTGCAGCCAACGGTTTCCACCGCGACATCGCGATCTCCGTGCCGAGCTTCTCCCGCGTGCCGTCCTTCCTGCGTGGCTCGCAAATGCTGGCGAGCATGCCGAGCCTGCTGGCGCCCGGCGTGATGCACGGCTTCGCGCAGGTACGGATTCCGCTGGCCTCGCGCACGCGAACCCTGGCCGAGCTGCCGATGTTCATGGTCTGGCACCAGCGCTATCAGAAGGACCCGGCACATCGCTGGATCAGAAGCCAGCTCGAGACCGTGGCGGCGACGGCCTCGCACCCCTGA
- the pcaH gene encoding protocatechuate 3,4-dioxygenase subunit beta, translating to MRPNGSATGRDNADACQAPASRDPRLNHPEPFTPPLGDGGFFQRDRSMHPPAHAPGYKSSVLRSPRQALLSLENSVSEITGPVFGHNDLGALDNDLIRNYAKDGDPVGERIIVHGRVLDETGRGVPNTLVEFWQANAGGRYRHKKDTYLAPIDPNFGGCGRALTDDTGYYYFRTVKPGPYPWRNYVNSWRPAHIHFSVFGSGFAQRLITQMYFEGDPLIPVCPILTTIPDKDALERLVAPLDLNASAPFDSLAYRFDIVLRGQRSTYFENRTAGN from the coding sequence GTGCGCCCCAACGGGAGCGCCACAGGGAGAGACAACGCCGATGCATGCCAGGCGCCAGCCTCGCGGGATCCCCGCCTCAACCACCCCGAGCCGTTCACGCCGCCGCTCGGTGACGGCGGCTTCTTCCAGCGCGACCGTTCCATGCATCCGCCCGCGCACGCGCCGGGCTACAAATCATCGGTGCTACGTTCGCCGCGCCAGGCGCTGCTGTCGCTTGAGAACTCGGTCTCGGAGATTACGGGGCCGGTGTTCGGTCACAACGACCTCGGCGCGCTCGACAATGATTTGATCCGCAACTACGCCAAGGACGGTGATCCCGTCGGCGAGCGCATCATCGTCCACGGCCGCGTGCTGGACGAGACCGGCCGCGGCGTGCCGAATACGCTGGTCGAGTTCTGGCAAGCCAATGCCGGCGGCCGCTACCGGCACAAGAAGGACACCTATCTGGCGCCGATCGATCCGAATTTCGGCGGTTGCGGTCGCGCGCTGACCGACGACACCGGCTACTATTATTTCCGTACCGTGAAGCCGGGGCCCTATCCCTGGCGTAACTACGTCAACAGTTGGCGTCCCGCTCACATCCACTTTTCGGTGTTCGGCTCGGGCTTTGCACAGCGTCTGATCACCCAGATGTACTTTGAGGGCGATCCCCTGATCCCGGTCTGCCCGATCCTGACGACGATCCCGGACAAGGATGCGCTGGAGCGTCTCGTCGCGCCGCTCGACCTCAACGCATCGGCCCCGTTCGACTCGCTCGCCTACCGCTTCGACATCGTCTTGCGCGGCCAGCGCTCCACTTACTTTGAAAATCGCACCGCAGGGAACTAG
- the pcaG gene encoding protocatechuate 3,4-dioxygenase subunit alpha yields MPQPLNYLKETASQTAGPYVHIGLIPAMAGFDIFEKNFSNVLVTPNTQGERITLDGRVIDGSGTPLRDVLLEMWQANAAGRYNHSADRSTGALDEEFRGWGRAGSDFESGLVTFETIKPGAIIDKTGRKGAPHINVWIVARGINIGLNTRLYFSDEEAANAADPVLNLIEQPVRRSTLIAKRSEPAGKIVYSFTINLQGPEETVFFDV; encoded by the coding sequence ATGCCGCAGCCGCTCAACTACCTCAAGGAAACCGCCTCGCAGACGGCCGGGCCCTACGTGCATATCGGGTTGATCCCGGCCATGGCCGGCTTCGACATTTTCGAGAAGAATTTCTCCAACGTGCTGGTGACGCCAAACACGCAAGGCGAACGCATCACGCTGGATGGCAGGGTGATCGACGGCAGCGGCACGCCGCTGCGCGACGTGCTGCTGGAGATGTGGCAGGCCAACGCGGCCGGCCGCTACAACCATTCGGCCGACCGGTCGACCGGCGCGCTTGACGAGGAATTTCGTGGCTGGGGCCGCGCGGGCTCTGACTTCGAGAGTGGTCTCGTCACCTTCGAGACCATCAAGCCGGGCGCGATCATCGACAAGACGGGCCGCAAAGGCGCTCCGCACATCAATGTCTGGATCGTCGCGCGCGGTATCAACATCGGTCTGAACACGCGCCTCTATTTCTCGGACGAAGAGGCCGCCAACGCCGCCGACCCCGTGCTCAACCTGATCGAGCAGCCGGTCCGGCGCTCGACTCTGATCGCAAAGCGCAGCGAACCCGCCGGCAAGATCGTGTACTCCTTCACGATCAATTTGCAGGGGCCGGAAGAGACGGTGTTCTTCGACGTGTGA